One stretch of Bombina bombina isolate aBomBom1 chromosome 7, aBomBom1.pri, whole genome shotgun sequence DNA includes these proteins:
- the LOC128635753 gene encoding zona pellucida sperm-binding protein 3-like — MVYSTNLNYNPTPSGNSPIIRTNAAVVLIQCYYPRHENVSSNAIKPTWMPYSSTISAEERLVFSLNLMNDDWSAPRTSTVFRLGDVFHIEASVDSGNHVPMTVFVDSCVATLNPNANSDPSYEIISLNGCLMDGKEADSTSAFMSPRPQPDKLQFTVDAFRFTGRDVSTIYITCSLRAAAATQLPDPMNKACSFSKTSNTWSPLEGTSDICRCCDTGNCVASPGQSRRVSQYNQGRGRGKRQAGPDTSVEREQTLATLGPLLVIGPDQNKALAVTQNLDSLEFWVWVAVGSLSLVVLVVCAAVIGKRVVKKRILLAE; from the exons ATGGTCTACAGCACAAATTTGAACTACAACCCCACTCCATCTGGCAATTCTCCTATCATAAGGACCAATGCTGCTGTGGTCTTAATCCAATGTTATTATCCACG aCACGAGAATGTGAGCAGCAATGCCATAAAACCAACATGGATGCCTTACAGCTCTACTATTTCTGCAGAAGAAAGATTAGTGTTCTCTTTAAATCTAATGAATG ATGACTGGAGTGCTCCAAGAACCTCTACGGTCTTCCGACTGGGTGACGTCTTCCATATTGAAGCCTCTGTTGATTCTGGCAACCATGTGCCTATGACTGTCTTTGTTGACAGTTGTGTGGCCACATTAAATCCCAATGCCAACTCTGATCCCAGCTATGAAATCATTTCTCTTAATGG GTGCTTGATGGATGGGAAAGAGGCAGATTCCACATCTGCATTCATGTCCCCAAGGCCCCAGCCAGACAAACTCCAGTTCACAGTTGATGCTTTTAGATTTACTGGGAGAGATGTATCCACT ATTTACATTACTTGCAGCCTAAGAGCTGCAGCAGCGACCCAGCTTCCAGATCCCATGAACAAGGCTTGTTCGTTCAGCAAAACCAGCAATAC TTGGTCCCCTCTTGAAGGTACCAGTGACATCTGTAGATGCTGTGACACTGGGAACTGTGTGGCTTCTCCTGGTCAGAGCAGGAGGGTTAGCCAGTATAATCAAGGTCGAGGAAGAGGAAAGAGACAAGCTGGACCTG ATACTTCTGTAGAGAGAGAACAAACCTTGGCCACTCTGGGACCCTTACTGGTAATTGGACCGGACCAAAACAAAGCACTGGCAGTGACTCAGAATCTGGATTCGTTGGAGTTCTGGGTGTGGGTGGCAGTAGGTTCTCTGAGTCTTGTTGTATTGGTGGTTTGTGCTGCTGTGATAGGGAAGCGTGTAGTTAAGAAACGCATCCTGCTGgctgaataa